In Zetaproteobacteria bacterium, the following proteins share a genomic window:
- a CDS encoding sodium:proton antiporter: MQLHDPTTVFVLAVLSAVAAQLLAERLRTPAILPWLLTGMALGPFGLDLLHADRLGDGLHTLIELGLAVILFEGGLNLNLKSLKAHGFTVGRLVLFGPLCTTLIGGAAVRAVFGLDWPLALLFGALVSVGGPTVVTPILRQVRVARPLNHVLLSEAMLIDAVGAILAIVLLQFALPHGADYGWHRFVVIVGGKLVVGLAAGSLAGWLMTRLLCGGVAANAELRMSLALALVWATLVLTDALDDQAGLLAVLVAGGWLQRQDLPDIQRLRHFKGSLAMLLIAVLFVLLSSTIDLALLFGHLGGGITIFLLLALLVRPLVAWLAGVGGELTRHQIAFIALMAPRGVVAAAVASLFAMVLRNHGVAQAELLQALVFCVILLSVLFYGLIAAPLARRLGVCGSDERSVLIIGGGQMGLELGRTLAEAREVRYLDLNSRVVEAARRSGQTAVAGNALDPLYMEVVHAEEVGAALVMTGSTDHNLLIAALAREQFHIPELYIGIQEGDEKKHVETIRRLGARRLFAKPWTFTYWQDQATRRRLIHQSQAVDEAGGLDGVALGEARIPHGVQPLAVRRGGELLIPWDGLRLAAGDELLLLLRPERVAEGQARILPPTGGSKG; encoded by the coding sequence TTGCAACTTCATGATCCCACGACGGTCTTCGTCCTCGCCGTATTGAGCGCGGTGGCCGCGCAGTTGCTGGCCGAGCGGCTGCGCACGCCGGCGATCCTGCCGTGGCTGCTCACCGGGATGGCCCTGGGGCCGTTCGGGCTCGACCTGCTGCATGCCGATCGGCTGGGCGACGGGCTGCACACCCTGATCGAGCTGGGCCTGGCGGTGATTTTGTTCGAGGGCGGGCTCAACCTCAACCTCAAGTCGCTCAAGGCGCACGGCTTCACCGTCGGTCGGCTGGTGCTCTTCGGACCGCTCTGCACCACCCTGATCGGTGGGGCGGCCGTCCGCGCCGTCTTCGGCCTCGACTGGCCGCTGGCGCTGCTCTTCGGCGCGCTGGTCTCGGTCGGCGGGCCGACGGTGGTGACACCGATCCTGCGCCAGGTGCGGGTGGCCCGTCCGCTCAACCATGTGCTGCTCAGCGAGGCGATGCTGATCGACGCGGTCGGAGCGATCCTGGCCATCGTGCTGCTGCAGTTTGCGCTGCCGCACGGCGCGGACTACGGCTGGCACCGGTTCGTGGTCATCGTCGGCGGGAAGCTGGTCGTCGGGCTGGCCGCCGGTTCGCTTGCCGGCTGGTTGATGACCCGGCTGCTCTGCGGCGGGGTGGCGGCCAATGCCGAGCTGCGCATGTCGCTGGCGCTGGCGCTGGTCTGGGCGACACTGGTGCTGACCGATGCGCTCGACGATCAGGCCGGGCTGCTCGCCGTGCTGGTCGCCGGCGGTTGGCTGCAGCGGCAGGATCTGCCCGACATCCAGCGGCTGCGCCACTTCAAGGGGAGCCTGGCGATGCTGCTCATCGCCGTGCTCTTCGTGCTGCTCTCCTCCACGATCGATCTGGCGCTGCTCTTCGGCCATCTCGGCGGCGGGATCACCATCTTTCTGCTGCTGGCCCTGCTGGTGCGGCCGCTGGTCGCCTGGCTGGCCGGCGTCGGCGGGGAGCTGACCCGCCATCAGATCGCCTTCATCGCCCTGATGGCGCCGCGCGGAGTGGTGGCGGCGGCGGTCGCCTCGCTGTTTGCCATGGTGTTGCGCAATCACGGGGTGGCGCAGGCGGAGTTGCTGCAGGCGCTGGTCTTCTGTGTCATTCTGCTGTCGGTGCTCTTCTACGGGCTGATCGCCGCGCCGTTGGCCCGACGGCTCGGGGTGTGCGGCAGCGACGAACGCAGCGTGTTGATCATCGGCGGCGGCCAGATGGGGCTGGAGCTTGGCCGGACGCTGGCCGAGGCGCGCGAGGTGCGCTACCTCGACCTCAACAGCCGCGTGGTCGAGGCGGCGCGCCGCTCGGGCCAGACGGCGGTGGCCGGCAACGCGCTCGATCCGCTCTACATGGAGGTGGTCCATGCCGAGGAGGTGGGCGCGGCGCTGGTGATGACCGGCTCCACCGACCACAACCTGTTGATCGCCGCCCTGGCCCGGGAACAGTTCCACATCCCCGAGCTCTACATCGGCATTCAGGAGGGGGATGAGAAGAAGCATGTCGAGACCATCCGCCGGCTGGGCGCGCGGCGGCTCTTCGCCAAGCCGTGGACCTTCACCTACTGGCAGGATCAGGCCACCCGGCGGCGACTGATCCATCAGTCGCAGGCGGTGGATGAGGCCGGTGGCCTCGACGGCGTGGCGTTGGGGGAGGCGCGCATCCCGCATGGTGTGCAGCCGCTGGCCGTGCGCCGCGGTGGGGAGCTGCTGATTCCGTGGGACGGCCTGCGCCTGGCCGCAGGTGACGAACTGTTGCTTCTACTCCGCCCTGAGCGGGTGGCCGAGGGGCAGGCACGGATCCTGCCGCCGACCGGGGGATCGAAGGGGTAG
- a CDS encoding carbohydrate porin: MRRAADPRRPPFARQRTPSSPAPNRATDCWRRVPLKHQALITAAALTLFAGGALADEARQPVTTELSYSFEGDKNFSGGLRKGSATLGSGLLDVTFDSEAAGWWPGGTLFIEGLLDHGRNPSDFIGDVQTASNIADGNRTRLQQMWYEQRLGQGLSLLAGLHDLNSEFDVSEYASLFLNSSFGIAPDISANAQGISIFPQAGWAVRLFLQLNEAISLRMAVYDGDPTTRTVTGREGYMKIVEAAWSSGEAAWKIGGWQHSGDKTAPDGRLYGSNGGIYGVIDQPLTRWEGGALGLFVQWGLAQKDRNDFSNYLGAGIHVAGPIPGRGDDEFGLAVARAGFSDIYRRVNGSTRAETAIEATYQLQLRPWLQLHPAFQWILHPGGDPKLADAKVGMLRATITLP, encoded by the coding sequence ATGCGCCGCGCGGCCGATCCGCGCCGGCCGCCGTTCGCCAGGCAGCGCACGCCCTCCTCCCCCGCCCCGAACAGGGCCACCGATTGTTGGAGGAGGGTTCCATTGAAACATCAAGCGCTGATCACAGCAGCCGCACTCACCCTCTTCGCCGGCGGCGCGCTGGCCGACGAGGCCCGCCAGCCGGTCACCACCGAGCTCTCCTACAGCTTCGAGGGGGACAAGAACTTCAGCGGCGGCCTGCGCAAGGGGAGCGCCACCCTCGGCTCCGGCCTGCTCGACGTCACCTTCGACAGCGAGGCGGCCGGCTGGTGGCCCGGCGGCACCCTCTTCATCGAGGGGCTGCTCGACCACGGGCGCAACCCGAGCGATTTCATCGGCGATGTGCAGACGGCCAGCAACATCGCCGACGGCAACCGCACCCGGCTGCAGCAGATGTGGTACGAACAGCGGCTGGGTCAGGGGCTCTCCCTACTCGCCGGGCTGCACGATCTCAACTCGGAGTTCGACGTCTCCGAATACGCCTCGCTCTTCCTCAACTCCTCCTTCGGCATCGCGCCGGACATCTCGGCCAACGCGCAGGGAATCTCGATCTTCCCCCAGGCCGGCTGGGCGGTGCGCCTCTTCCTCCAGCTGAACGAGGCGATCTCCCTGCGTATGGCGGTCTACGACGGGGATCCCACCACCCGTACGGTGACCGGCCGCGAGGGCTACATGAAGATCGTCGAGGCGGCCTGGTCGTCGGGCGAGGCCGCCTGGAAGATCGGCGGCTGGCAGCACAGCGGGGACAAGACCGCGCCCGACGGCAGGCTCTACGGCTCCAACGGCGGCATCTACGGGGTGATCGACCAGCCGCTGACCCGCTGGGAGGGCGGCGCGCTCGGCCTCTTCGTGCAGTGGGGGCTGGCGCAGAAGGATCGCAACGACTTCAGCAACTACCTCGGTGCCGGCATCCATGTCGCCGGACCGATCCCCGGCCGCGGCGACGACGAGTTCGGCCTGGCCGTCGCCCGCGCCGGCTTCAGCGACATCTACCGCAGGGTCAACGGCTCGACCCGGGCGGAGACGGCGATCGAGGCGACCTACCAGCTGCAGCTGCGCCCGTGGCTGCAGCTGCACCCCGCCTTCCAGTGGATCCTCCACCCGGGCGGTGATCCGAAGCTGGCCGACGCCAAGGTGGGGATGCTGCGCGCCACCATCACCCTGCCGTGA